In Leisingera sp. NJS204, the DNA window GCCTGATCTCCGGGCTGCGTCTGCCCGTATCTGAATTTCCCGGTTTTTCTGCGCACTTGCTTGCGGCCAGGAATTGCTATTGCGCCGCTTCTTTCCCGCAAGCTCTCTCGTCCGTCATCAGCCGCCATCCGGCGGAGCTTTTTCAGTCCGGCAAGGCCCAAGACCGCCCCGGAGGTTTACCTCAGCTAAATCTGCGGCGGACACGGTAACATCGCGCCTGCATTCATGCTGCCGGATCAGCCTGCACGCCAGGGACCAAAGCCAAACGCCAGATAGTCGCGCTGGTAAACGGAGGCGATCAGCGCCTCCAGATCCGCGTCGTAAATATCATCCAATGCAAAGGGCACCTGCGGCGCAGCGGCCGGCACCGGTCCCGGCTCCATCCGACCCTGCCTGCGAGCCAGTGCAGGCAGATCCTCACTCATCTCCGTCTCGCGGATCAGAAGGTCCGGCGGCCCGAGTTCAGCAAACCCGGCCAGCACCTGGCTTTGGCTGACCCATTCCGCGTCCGCCCGGATCGACGTCTGCCCGGACAGATTGGCCCGGACAAAATTCAGAAAACCGGCGAAAGCGTCCCGGTGCTGCGCTCGGGTATACCCGTCGTCCGGCCCTTCCTCCGGCAAAACCAGCCCGAACTGCCGCCGCAACGTATTGCGGATGGCCCGGAAGCTGCCCTCGCCGGCATTCAGGATCCGGTGGCAGAACACCGCATGGGCCCGCGCCGCAGGGTGGCGCAGCACGGTAAAGCTGCGGAACCCCTTATTGCCGCGTTTCCACTGGCGCAGCTGTTTCTGGTTCATGCCCTGGATCAACCCGTCTGGCGCCACCTGATCCAGCCCGGCCATCCATTGCACGACTTCGCGCTCCGGTCCGCCCTTGAGCGGCAAATATAACAGCGGCGTCACCACCCCCGCCACATACCCAGGCACCGCCGGGCCGCGGCGCGGCTCGAAATTCGGGGTGCGGGTCAAGTTGAAGCGGTCCATGCCCGACAGTGCCTCTTGCATTACGTCAGGGTTTGCCACCTTAGCCAGAACCGGCGCCGGGTTCTGCCGCTTGAGGCTCTCATCCAGCGCCTCAAGCCGCTGGGACACTCCCAGCCAGCGTGCCAGCCCGTTCATCACCTCAACGCTTTGCAGATCCTCATAGGCCACATAGAACGCCGTCTGACCCAGCGACTGCAGCCGGTTCAGCAGCGTGACCTGGAAATCTTGCAACGCTTCTACATGGGCGGAAAATTCCGCTGCATCAAACCGCGCTTTGGCGTCCTTGCGGCGCTTTACATCGGTCAGCTTCCACTGCCCGGTTGCCTTGGCAATCTTCCAGGACACATAACTGTCCAGCGGGTTGCGGGTCAGGATGATCTTGGCACAGCGCGGATCCTCCAGCATCAGGTCCAGCACCCGCGGATCATGGTCATGGAAATAGCGGCAACCGCCCAGCGCGCTTGGGTCAGCCTTGATCTGCTGGATCAGCCGGGCTGGATCCGCCTCCCGCATAGCCTGAGTCACCCCCAGAATATCGCTCTTGTTCGGATAGCCGATGAAATGCGGATTGAAGGCTTCGCCGTGGCAGGCAAGCCCGTCAAAAGCATTCAGATTGGTCTCCAGAAAATTGGAGCCCGTCCGCATTTCAGCAAAGACAACAAAATAGTCGAAGGAGGAATCAGACATCAGAATTTATCGTACCAGATAGGGTTTGCGTTGCGGCTTGGAGAGGCTGACAGGGCTTTGCTCAACCGGGAAATCCCCCATCAAGTAGGGGTGCATGCCCTGGTTTTTCAGGTTCTGCAAAAACTGTCCAAAGCCCTCAAGGTCCGTCATCTTGGGAGCCTCGCTCAGATGACGCGCCGCAAGAGGACCGATTTCGTCAATGATCGTCTGCAATGGTTCCATTGGCGCCTCTACGAACTCCGCCATGCTCCAGATCCGGACCCGTGCCTTGGTCCATTGCGAGCGCAGGATCTGCAATTGCTCAGCCTCGGTCTGCTGCAGCTTTGCCGCTTCCTGCCGGAGTTCTGTGAAGTTGCGGTTGGATTTGAACAGCGGCACTGCCCAGGCACCGCTGATGACAGAAATTTGCACATTTGCATCCCGTGCCAGCAGCCAGTTCACTGCCTGGTTGTCCCCTGGCCCGAACTGAAAGCACTGCCGTTCGCCGCGGGTGTTCCAAATCAGGCTGGTGAGAAAGCTCTCTGGATTGTAGTCACGGACCCTGGCATGGCCGTTGAGGCACCCATTGACCAATCTCTGCCCTTCGGAAAACGCCGCCCCATCCGGTGCAAATATATGCCCATGAACACGCGCCCCGGTGGTTCGAGCCAGCCAGGTTTCAAAATCGTCGAACAGTTCGGTAAAGCCCTGAAACACTGAATAGGGGCTGGAAGTGATGCCATTCTCCGAGCCTTGGCCGGGAAACCGGCTTTGCATGTATAAACCGGGTCTGCCGCGGGTGCGCCGCTCTACCGCCTTGGCAAAAATCCGGTCGATTTTACCCGGGTTCGGCTCGGTCCGCTTCATCGCGCCGGCAGGGTCGGTCAGGAACGCCTGATACAGACGTTCTGCATGTGGCCAGATCTTGCGGGCAACAAAGCAGTCTGACCGGCGCAGAAGCTGCAAATGATCGTCGTAGAAGATATGCGGCTTACCCTGGAAATCGAATTTCGACAGCGTCAGCGAGCGGCTTTCGATATTGCTGGAATACTGCCGCACCAAAGTCTGGAAATAGCTCTCATCCGGAATCCAGACCTTGCGGAAATAGGCATCATAAACCGGACGTTCAGGATCCTCCAGGATCGCCGACAGTGTCTGCCGGGTCAGGCACCACCACTGGCTCCCCATATGCGGCACCAGCCCGGGGGGAATCCGGCGCCTGATGCGCAACTTGCGCTGCAAATCCACGTAGCGGTCGAACAGATAGCGGTGTTTCTTCCAGGAAAACGGGAACCGCAGGGTGAACCGCTCGTGGCTGAGCCCGCCGACAATCCACGGCACATCCGCAGTGGTGGCGCTTTCGATGAAATCGGTGCGCGGGCGGGCAGCCAGGTAATCGATCAGCTCCTGCACAGGTCGGAGCGGCAGGCACGACCCGGAGGCCAGATAGACATGGCGCACTAACGGAAACTCCGCCAGCATCACCTCGGACGCCGATTGCGACGCCGCAACAATTCCCCAAGTGCCCCATTCGCACCGGTGGCGCGCGGAAAACCGAACCAGCGGATCATCCGCCAGCACATCTTTGAAACGGGTGAACGCCTGATGCCCGACGTTGCGGTCCACATGCAGCACCACCGGGCAACCGCTGGCGGTCCAGTGCCGCACCACCTGCGCAGCCCGATCCAGTGCGGTATGCACAAGCATGACGACCCCAACCGCGCTCATGCCCAGTTTCCTTTGGACATCATTCCCAAAATCTCAAGCTGGCGCCAGTTGATGTACT includes these proteins:
- a CDS encoding sulfotransferase family 2 domain-containing protein, with the translated sequence MSDSSFDYFVVFAEMRTGSNFLETNLNAFDGLACHGEAFNPHFIGYPNKSDILGVTQAMREADPARLIQQIKADPSALGGCRYFHDHDPRVLDLMLEDPRCAKIILTRNPLDSYVSWKIAKATGQWKLTDVKRRKDAKARFDAAEFSAHVEALQDFQVTLLNRLQSLGQTAFYVAYEDLQSVEVMNGLARWLGVSQRLEALDESLKRQNPAPVLAKVANPDVMQEALSGMDRFNLTRTPNFEPRRGPAVPGYVAGVVTPLLYLPLKGGPEREVVQWMAGLDQVAPDGLIQGMNQKQLRQWKRGNKGFRSFTVLRHPAARAHAVFCHRILNAGEGSFRAIRNTLRRQFGLVLPEEGPDDGYTRAQHRDAFAGFLNFVRANLSGQTSIRADAEWVSQSQVLAGFAELGPPDLLIRETEMSEDLPALARRQGRMEPGPVPAAAPQVPFALDDIYDADLEALIASVYQRDYLAFGFGPWRAG
- a CDS encoding DUF5927 domain-containing protein; amino-acid sequence: MSAVGVVMLVHTALDRAAQVVRHWTASGCPVVLHVDRNVGHQAFTRFKDVLADDPLVRFSARHRCEWGTWGIVAASQSASEVMLAEFPLVRHVYLASGSCLPLRPVQELIDYLAARPRTDFIESATTADVPWIVGGLSHERFTLRFPFSWKKHRYLFDRYVDLQRKLRIRRRIPPGLVPHMGSQWWCLTRQTLSAILEDPERPVYDAYFRKVWIPDESYFQTLVRQYSSNIESRSLTLSKFDFQGKPHIFYDDHLQLLRRSDCFVARKIWPHAERLYQAFLTDPAGAMKRTEPNPGKIDRIFAKAVERRTRGRPGLYMQSRFPGQGSENGITSSPYSVFQGFTELFDDFETWLARTTGARVHGHIFAPDGAAFSEGQRLVNGCLNGHARVRDYNPESFLTSLIWNTRGERQCFQFGPGDNQAVNWLLARDANVQISVISGAWAVPLFKSNRNFTELRQEAAKLQQTEAEQLQILRSQWTKARVRIWSMAEFVEAPMEPLQTIIDEIGPLAARHLSEAPKMTDLEGFGQFLQNLKNQGMHPYLMGDFPVEQSPVSLSKPQRKPYLVR